From Coleofasciculus sp. FACHB-T130, a single genomic window includes:
- the rpmB gene encoding 50S ribosomal protein L28 — protein MSRKCQLTGKKANNAYAVSHSHRRTKKLQEANLQWKRVWWPQGNRWVKLRLSTKAIKTLELKGLQTMAKEAGINLNHY, from the coding sequence ATGTCGCGCAAATGTCAGCTGACCGGCAAAAAGGCGAATAATGCCTATGCAGTTTCTCACTCTCACCGGCGTACCAAAAAGCTACAGGAAGCAAATCTGCAATGGAAGCGAGTTTGGTGGCCTCAAGGGAATCGCTGGGTGAAGCTAAGGCTTTCTACGAAGGCAATCAAGACTCTAGAGCTAAAGGGTCTGCAAACGATGGCTAAAGAAGCGGGAATTAACCTGAATCACTATTAG
- the htpG gene encoding molecular chaperone HtpG has product MLEQGTITIHTENIFPIIKKSLYTDHEIFLRELVSNAVDAIQKLKMVSFAGEFTGELGEPEIKIAIDKDKKTLSISDNGIGMTAEEVKKYINQVAFSSAEEFIQKYKANADQQIIGHFGLGFYSSFMVAQKVEIDTLSYQQGASAVHWSCDGSPVFQLEDSPKTERGTTITLTLQDEELEYLEPMRIRQLVKTYCDFMPVAIQLDGETINRQKAPWKESPQNLTKEDYLEFYRYLYPFQEEPLLWVHLNTDYPFILNGILYFPKLKPDVDTTKGQIKLFCNQVFVSDHCEEVIPKFLLPLRGVIDSTDIPLNVSRSSLTNDRTVRRIADYIAKKVGDRLKELYRENRDEYIRCWQDVGTFVKFGSLNDDKFKKQVEDILIYRTTANLTPAAPETPQPDIPSVEVQSQEGDVWQEVTPSQTSASSPLSPQSEALATNYTTLKEYLERNKDRHENRVFYCTDEVSQATYVGLHKNQGLEVLFMDSFIDSHFISFLEHEHPNVKFSRVDSDLDQTLLDQDKAGEIVDPKTNKTRSEHIKELFQKALNKPKLNIRTEALKSDDPQGTPPAMVLLPEVLRRLREMNALMQQQNVEFPEEHTLVVNTAHPLIQNLVQLSQGSIIQGEGQSPTGDLANLMCQHIYDLALMAQKGFDAEGMKSFVERSNQVLTRLTAR; this is encoded by the coding sequence ATGCTGGAACAAGGCACAATCACAATTCATACCGAGAATATTTTCCCAATTATCAAGAAATCTCTTTACACAGACCACGAGATATTCTTGCGGGAACTGGTTTCAAACGCCGTGGATGCCATCCAGAAACTCAAGATGGTTTCCTTCGCAGGCGAATTCACTGGCGAACTGGGCGAACCAGAAATTAAAATTGCAATTGACAAAGACAAAAAAACCCTCTCCATCTCGGATAACGGTATCGGCATGACCGCAGAGGAGGTCAAGAAATACATCAATCAAGTTGCCTTCTCTAGCGCCGAAGAATTTATCCAAAAGTACAAAGCCAACGCAGATCAACAGATTATTGGTCACTTCGGTCTTGGCTTCTACTCCTCCTTCATGGTGGCCCAAAAAGTCGAGATTGATACCCTCTCTTACCAGCAAGGAGCTTCTGCCGTCCACTGGTCTTGTGATGGTTCACCCGTATTTCAGTTAGAAGACTCACCAAAAACTGAACGCGGCACCACCATCACCCTCACACTTCAGGATGAGGAGCTGGAATACCTGGAACCAATGCGGATTCGGCAGTTGGTAAAAACTTACTGCGACTTCATGCCAGTAGCTATCCAACTGGACGGGGAGACAATTAACCGGCAAAAGGCACCTTGGAAGGAATCGCCCCAAAACCTGACCAAAGAAGATTATCTAGAATTCTACCGCTACCTCTACCCTTTCCAAGAAGAGCCGCTGCTGTGGGTGCATCTTAACACTGACTATCCCTTCATCCTGAATGGGATTCTTTACTTCCCGAAGCTCAAGCCGGATGTGGACACCACCAAAGGGCAAATTAAGCTGTTCTGTAATCAAGTATTTGTCAGCGACCACTGCGAAGAAGTTATTCCCAAGTTCCTGCTGCCGCTGCGAGGCGTCATTGATAGCACTGACATCCCCTTGAATGTCTCCCGCAGTTCCTTAACCAACGACCGGACAGTTCGGAGAATTGCCGATTACATTGCCAAGAAAGTAGGCGATCGCCTGAAAGAACTTTACCGTGAAAATCGCGACGAGTACATCCGCTGCTGGCAAGACGTAGGCACTTTCGTCAAATTTGGCTCCCTCAACGACGACAAATTCAAAAAGCAAGTCGAAGACATCCTGATTTATCGCACCACTGCGAACCTTACACCTGCGGCTCCAGAAACTCCCCAACCCGATATCCCATCTGTTGAAGTGCAATCTCAAGAGGGCGATGTCTGGCAAGAAGTGACCCCAAGTCAAACCTCGGCTTCTTCACCTCTCAGCCCTCAGTCCGAAGCCCTCGCCACTAACTACACCACCCTCAAAGAGTACCTGGAACGGAATAAAGACCGCCACGAAAATCGAGTTTTTTACTGCACCGATGAAGTCTCCCAGGCGACCTACGTAGGACTACACAAAAACCAAGGTCTAGAAGTCCTGTTTATGGACTCCTTCATAGACTCCCACTTCATCAGCTTCCTAGAGCATGAACATCCGAATGTTAAGTTCTCCCGCGTAGACTCTGACCTCGACCAAACCCTGCTTGACCAGGATAAAGCAGGAGAAATTGTTGACCCCAAAACTAACAAAACTCGCTCAGAACACATCAAAGAGTTATTCCAGAAAGCCCTCAACAAGCCCAAGCTGAACATCCGCACCGAGGCGCTAAAGTCAGATGACCCGCAGGGAACTCCACCAGCAATGGTACTTTTGCCAGAAGTTCTGCGGCGTCTACGGGAGATGAACGCGCTGATGCAGCAGCAAAACGTTGAATTTCCTGAAGAACACACCTTAGTGGTAAATACCGCGCACCCGCTGATTCAAAATCTAGTTCAGTTAAGCCAAGGCAGTATTATCCAAGGTGAGGGTCAATCACCCACCGGCGATTTAGCTAATCTGATGTGCCAGCATATCTATGATTTGGCATTAATGGCTCAGAAAGGATTTGACGCTGAAGGGATGAAATCCTTTGTGGAACGGTCGAATCAAGTGCTAACTCGTCTGACAGCACGCTAG
- the hpsC gene encoding hormogonium polysaccharide secretion pseudopilin HpsC — translation MNQLKFLLTSQLKRSPLAQKNSGFTLIELLVAIILAALVIAPLLGFMVNILDNDRKEQAKSASEQEIKDALDYISQDLAQAVYVYDNDGLKNNSTTNPATSGIKNQIPPFATGSTEVGCNPATTECVPILVLWKRSAKPKAIPTITGATCPPPPPPAVDNCNDGSVYSLVAYYLIKDITPSNTWSKAARIGRFEISDEVRNPNNPAVYITQPKPGFKMFDLKAASSLNLAMNSWTNSGAYTANSPKIQVLVDYIDKSTVGLTPSCPNPSGATPNPQQVPTTLTGAFYACINSDPSQLSTQVFIRGNALARTINPSDEPLPYSSNRSIYYPSASIQVKGRGFLYSK, via the coding sequence ATGAATCAACTGAAATTTCTGTTAACCAGTCAGCTCAAACGTTCCCCTCTGGCTCAGAAGAATAGCGGCTTTACCCTCATCGAACTTCTAGTAGCTATAATCCTGGCTGCCTTGGTCATTGCGCCTTTGTTAGGGTTTATGGTTAACATTCTAGATAACGATCGCAAAGAACAAGCAAAGTCTGCTTCAGAGCAAGAGATTAAAGACGCCCTTGATTACATTTCACAAGATTTAGCACAAGCAGTCTATGTTTACGATAACGATGGCTTGAAAAATAATTCAACGACCAACCCAGCTACTTCTGGCATTAAAAATCAAATTCCACCTTTTGCTACAGGTTCTACAGAAGTGGGTTGCAATCCGGCAACGACTGAGTGCGTACCGATTCTTGTCTTATGGAAGCGGTCGGCAAAACCAAAAGCCATACCAACTATTACTGGAGCTACCTGCCCACCACCCCCACCCCCTGCAGTTGACAACTGTAACGATGGCAGTGTTTATTCACTTGTTGCCTATTACCTAATCAAAGACATTACCCCTAGCAATACTTGGTCTAAAGCTGCTCGAATTGGTAGATTTGAAATTAGCGATGAAGTCAGGAATCCTAATAATCCAGCTGTTTACATTACACAGCCAAAGCCGGGTTTTAAGATGTTTGACCTAAAAGCAGCAAGTAGTCTTAACTTGGCAATGAACTCGTGGACGAACTCAGGCGCTTACACTGCAAACAGCCCTAAAATTCAAGTATTGGTCGATTATATTGATAAAAGTACAGTTGGTCTAACACCTAGTTGTCCGAATCCATCAGGAGCAACCCCGAATCCACAACAGGTTCCGACTACTTTAACGGGTGCCTTCTATGCTTGCATAAACTCTGATCCAAGCCAGCTTTCAACCCAAGTGTTTATCAGAGGGAATGCTTTGGCGCGAACGATTAATCCTTCTGATGAGCCTCTTCCTTACTCTTCTAACAGGTCAATTTATTATCCAAGCGCAAGCATCCAAGTGAAGGGGCGTGGTTTTCTATATAGTAAATAA
- the hpsA gene encoding hormogonium polysaccharide biosynthesis protein HpsA: protein MSSRNKLVKAIQNLFRQMMQLGRAITKTLMNWLLRSLMVIGRGSKLAKSGFILPTVTMVILVVILLTTAMVFRSFDRSKNASNVRVNQAVLAAATPALDRAKAKISALLADPTLPRSTPTDFALNQAIFGSLNKYTLGDETQLLVQYDINGNNTIEKATNLPLDNNESTTTAWRFPVDTDNNGKFDSYTLYGIYFRTPNPSVRPKRTPIEARTAPMDDSAANPACAAAQGSFAGLVGGTGWYKTGSLLKKSFYVFAATVPFTTNANKPANPQIFPPGSNKGFSAIEYQQDRAQIPLNNNAVVYEDDLEITPGSGLKINGRIQTNSNLITGKAGSGDVEYYQVSSLKSCFYQEENGKITVGGNLLVGSTNGASVSAVKVDRYQKNSADRQDLTTTTNTVSNTPNQAAYNSQAYANRINVLVQKWTSANPTDFTNDPDDVKKQIPTSASVEKQQEVRLSALEKYFRDRMRRVPYAEDTSGDNAKTYFPGSSGNTLRPPDEWVHPANPTSGASNNSLTLVTNQPPATEPTEQAKGKVGEKYLGDRILVGNGLPAKWWDSTANKFQGDKGQQPVKPNADWNYSPDPSKKARYRNTQVFPLSDLGNTDRDGFWEQQAALAPNQPLEAVGGLRVVTGAGVYTGYHIGPNEQITPGNASASFLPAPPTVLDVPSTATVNESLFTPVWPDSMPMWEDTRREGIPDLPIPSGDRRGDLVMRATAVYHYKGSSANTLTQRQTPIACVSSYYDPSTSVTARNQSTLAAAFAGPPGVTGTVRGRSNNGISYDAAPVAAALPTTSAPPNGTTGLFPYTAPAFQGAGAENPANIGVSVLDRLYYQANLIFPNGRFVNEPLRNALTSLAANGAAALTLAQQSTIDSTICALKIADGTLTRNATVIPDGSIYETTFLDAREIKAIDRDNNPADDATGGLATFRAINPTNVSTLTGNYDLGIEERQPLEIRVTALDLNKLRQTTIGTAATNTPSTEYLLPDSGIIYATREDALLDLSEPLPTTGTEAQKMSAQKSKSPVDFKLDPTRRPSGIMLVNGSILARGAATPTNAYTLVTPPGAEKGLILATNLPAYVKADVKGFNLHQTSGGTRLEEFQEQLATDPTYTKDVFYNRATPEYNFACRNGQPGLSCTGGDFWRPATVLADSVTLLSDSFRFGFRNEGDYDLRNNQGNLDSITKRKERGFWNNNFVTNGLSSGISVDVGGIKTPTDADYISNTPSTNYVPSSYFNNFVTPIQRRGQFSEYVMEICRKLPVSECGPADWVIGTLANPNLSAKDAGLIGTDVSQLLSGTTATPAPGYDANGDSTISPEEKTAEQRYPRRVAFQRNPSNLLVLNADKPVPLGIDSATGKVKAYPYSTFSSSNRPRTRPNALLYRTTSNTTDPSSATPGDWSYSDTKPLFYRTQNTVPFAANDPVLVGTSPLEHPLLVPVLQFHLPNQTAGANPDTASPAYIKNNTLWLHRPSTDTTFNLVVAGGDSPLNGLKSESNGGLQNFVRFMENWYQVPARISGSFIQFKHSAQATAPFQGVQGSTLPSSPFGYTKLYSSEINTIGSSGGGTAFYVEPFRYWGFDVALLSQLPDRFSQQFTRESPGSPNEFYREVGRDDEWMKTLLCAKELANPTTFAIDIDQRPPGTFCTAKTGG, encoded by the coding sequence ATGTCATCCCGCAACAAGTTAGTTAAAGCTATCCAGAATCTTTTCCGGCAAATGATGCAGCTAGGAAGAGCTATTACCAAAACGCTCATGAACTGGCTTTTGCGGAGCTTAATGGTTATCGGTCGAGGCTCAAAGCTTGCCAAGTCTGGATTTATCTTGCCAACGGTGACAATGGTAATCCTAGTTGTCATCTTGCTGACGACAGCGATGGTGTTCCGGTCGTTCGATCGTTCCAAAAATGCCAGTAACGTGAGGGTGAATCAGGCAGTGCTGGCAGCAGCAACCCCCGCCCTTGACCGAGCCAAAGCAAAGATATCCGCTTTACTGGCAGACCCGACGCTGCCACGGTCAACACCAACAGATTTTGCCTTAAATCAGGCAATTTTTGGGAGCCTCAATAAGTATACTTTGGGCGATGAGACGCAGCTGCTGGTTCAATATGACATTAATGGAAACAACACGATTGAAAAGGCAACCAACCTGCCATTAGACAATAACGAAAGTACAACCACTGCTTGGAGATTTCCGGTTGATACCGATAACAATGGCAAGTTTGATAGCTATACCCTCTATGGTATTTACTTCAGGACTCCCAATCCGAGTGTAAGACCCAAAAGAACTCCTATCGAGGCGAGAACTGCGCCGATGGATGACAGCGCCGCCAATCCGGCCTGTGCTGCTGCACAAGGCAGCTTCGCTGGTTTGGTGGGAGGCACGGGTTGGTATAAAACCGGGTCTCTTTTAAAGAAAAGCTTCTATGTCTTTGCGGCAACTGTTCCATTTACCACTAATGCTAATAAGCCAGCTAACCCTCAGATTTTCCCGCCAGGTAGCAACAAAGGATTTTCTGCTATAGAGTACCAGCAAGACCGGGCGCAGATTCCCCTGAATAACAATGCTGTTGTGTATGAAGATGACCTAGAGATTACTCCAGGATCTGGGCTTAAAATAAATGGGCGCATCCAGACCAACAGCAACTTGATAACTGGCAAAGCGGGTAGTGGAGATGTTGAGTACTACCAGGTCAGTAGCCTCAAATCTTGTTTCTACCAAGAGGAAAACGGCAAAATTACTGTTGGCGGTAATTTGCTGGTTGGGAGTACAAATGGCGCTAGTGTTAGCGCAGTAAAGGTGGATCGGTACCAGAAAAACAGTGCCGATCGTCAAGACTTAACAACGACGACTAATACAGTCAGTAACACGCCCAATCAAGCAGCTTATAACAGCCAAGCGTATGCTAATCGAATAAATGTTTTAGTCCAAAAATGGACATCTGCGAATCCGACCGATTTTACCAACGATCCAGATGATGTTAAAAAGCAAATTCCAACGAGTGCCTCGGTAGAAAAACAACAAGAGGTTCGCCTAAGCGCGCTAGAGAAATACTTTAGAGATCGTATGCGTCGCGTTCCTTATGCGGAAGATACCAGTGGTGATAACGCTAAAACATATTTTCCGGGAAGTAGTGGAAACACGCTGCGACCACCGGATGAATGGGTACATCCAGCCAATCCAACAAGTGGAGCGAGTAATAATAGTCTGACACTGGTGACGAATCAGCCACCGGCAACAGAACCGACAGAACAGGCAAAAGGTAAAGTTGGGGAAAAATATTTAGGCGATCGCATCCTCGTTGGTAATGGTCTCCCTGCTAAGTGGTGGGACAGCACAGCAAACAAGTTTCAGGGAGATAAAGGACAGCAACCAGTTAAACCTAATGCAGACTGGAATTATTCCCCTGACCCCAGTAAGAAAGCACGCTACCGCAACACCCAAGTATTTCCTTTATCAGATTTAGGGAATACAGATCGGGATGGCTTCTGGGAACAACAAGCTGCTCTAGCCCCTAACCAACCACTTGAGGCAGTAGGGGGTCTCCGAGTCGTCACGGGTGCTGGAGTTTACACAGGTTATCACATCGGTCCAAATGAGCAAATAACACCTGGCAATGCTAGCGCGTCCTTCCTACCAGCGCCACCAACTGTTCTCGATGTACCCTCAACGGCTACTGTAAACGAGTCACTGTTTACACCCGTCTGGCCTGACTCAATGCCAATGTGGGAAGACACACGACGAGAGGGTATTCCTGACCTTCCTATCCCTAGCGGTGATAGAAGAGGGGATTTAGTGATGCGAGCTACGGCAGTTTATCACTATAAAGGCAGCTCTGCTAACACCCTTACACAGCGTCAAACGCCGATTGCCTGTGTCAGCAGCTACTACGATCCCAGCACTAGCGTAACGGCTAGGAACCAATCTACTCTGGCAGCAGCTTTTGCTGGCCCACCAGGGGTTACTGGCACTGTCCGAGGCAGATCTAACAACGGCATCAGCTACGATGCAGCACCAGTCGCAGCTGCATTGCCTACTACTTCAGCACCGCCAAACGGTACTACTGGTTTATTTCCCTATACAGCACCAGCATTCCAAGGAGCGGGAGCAGAGAATCCAGCAAATATTGGTGTTTCTGTATTGGATCGGCTCTACTATCAAGCCAACCTGATCTTCCCTAACGGGCGGTTTGTGAATGAGCCACTCCGCAATGCGCTGACAAGCCTAGCCGCTAATGGTGCAGCAGCTCTCACCCTCGCACAGCAATCTACTATTGATTCCACCATTTGTGCTTTAAAAATTGCTGACGGAACTCTGACTCGTAATGCCACCGTTATCCCCGATGGAAGCATCTACGAAACAACTTTTTTGGACGCCAGAGAGATTAAAGCAATTGATCGAGATAATAATCCGGCTGACGATGCTACTGGCGGTTTAGCAACCTTTAGAGCCATCAATCCCACCAATGTATCTACACTGACCGGGAATTATGACCTCGGCATTGAAGAGCGTCAGCCTCTAGAGATTCGCGTCACGGCATTGGATTTAAATAAGCTGCGACAAACTACAATCGGTACCGCGGCAACAAATACTCCCTCAACGGAGTATTTGTTGCCAGACAGCGGCATTATCTATGCCACTCGTGAAGACGCTCTGCTGGATCTGAGCGAACCTCTACCTACAACGGGTACCGAAGCCCAAAAAATGTCAGCGCAAAAGAGCAAAAGCCCGGTTGACTTTAAGCTTGACCCTACCCGACGACCTAGCGGGATTATGTTAGTCAACGGCAGCATCCTAGCTCGTGGAGCCGCGACTCCCACTAATGCCTACACTTTGGTCACGCCTCCAGGGGCAGAAAAGGGTCTGATTTTAGCCACTAACTTGCCAGCTTATGTCAAAGCTGATGTTAAAGGCTTTAACCTGCACCAAACATCAGGGGGAACACGCCTGGAAGAGTTTCAGGAACAACTGGCAACGGATCCTACCTATACCAAGGACGTTTTCTATAATCGTGCAACTCCTGAATACAACTTTGCCTGCCGCAATGGACAGCCAGGGCTTAGCTGTACAGGTGGTGACTTCTGGCGACCCGCAACAGTGCTTGCAGATTCCGTCACCCTCCTTTCTGACAGTTTTAGATTCGGTTTCCGCAATGAGGGAGACTATGACCTGAGAAATAACCAGGGAAACCTAGATTCGATAACTAAGCGAAAAGAGAGGGGCTTCTGGAACAACAACTTTGTCACCAACGGTCTTAGCAGTGGCATCAGTGTCGATGTTGGCGGCATCAAAACGCCTACAGATGCTGACTACATCAGCAACACTCCTTCTACTAATTACGTCCCCAGTTCTTACTTCAACAACTTCGTCACGCCCATTCAACGGCGAGGGCAGTTCTCAGAGTATGTCATGGAAATCTGCCGGAAACTGCCTGTTTCCGAATGTGGACCAGCCGATTGGGTAATTGGTACATTAGCAAATCCTAACTTGAGTGCCAAAGATGCAGGCTTGATCGGTACGGATGTGAGCCAACTTTTATCGGGCACTACCGCTACACCTGCTCCAGGTTACGATGCTAACGGCGATAGTACGATATCGCCAGAAGAAAAAACAGCGGAGCAACGCTATCCCCGCCGGGTCGCTTTCCAACGGAATCCTAGCAATTTGCTGGTACTAAATGCTGATAAACCAGTGCCCTTAGGAATCGATAGCGCCACGGGAAAAGTTAAAGCTTATCCGTACAGCACTTTTAGCAGCAGCAACCGGCCTCGGACGCGACCCAATGCTCTGTTGTATCGAACAACCTCTAACACTACAGATCCCAGCAGCGCTACCCCTGGTGATTGGAGTTACAGTGACACTAAGCCGCTGTTTTACCGAACCCAAAACACTGTACCATTCGCTGCCAACGATCCGGTGTTAGTTGGAACGTCCCCTCTGGAACATCCCCTCTTAGTGCCTGTGTTGCAATTTCATCTCCCGAATCAAACAGCGGGTGCAAATCCTGATACTGCTAGTCCTGCATACATTAAAAACAACACACTCTGGCTGCACAGACCTAGTACTGATACGACTTTCAACCTGGTGGTTGCGGGAGGAGATAGCCCGCTCAACGGTTTAAAGAGTGAATCCAATGGAGGTTTGCAAAACTTTGTGCGATTCATGGAGAACTGGTATCAGGTTCCTGCGCGAATCAGCGGTTCATTCATCCAGTTTAAGCACAGTGCCCAGGCAACAGCCCCGTTCCAAGGTGTGCAAGGTTCAACGCTGCCTTCTAGTCCTTTTGGCTACACAAAGTTGTACAGCAGTGAAATCAATACCATTGGTAGCAGTGGAGGTGGCACAGCCTTCTATGTAGAACCTTTCCGGTACTGGGGTTTTGATGTAGCGTTGCTGTCTCAGTTGCCTGACAGGTTCTCCCAACAGTTCACCAGAGAGTCGCCTGGATCGCCAAACGAATTCTATCGGGAAGTGGGCAGGGATGACGAGTGGATGAAAACGTTACTGTGTGCTAAAGAATTGGCAAATCCTACTACCTTCGCCATCGACATTGACCAACGCCCGCCCGGTACTTTCTGCACAGCCAAGACAGGCGGTTGA
- a CDS encoding glycosyltransferase, producing the protein MKLAYATTYDVFNSLTWTKSQLGLCGAGASIAKALKNQSIDLEYFGPLNKKKSVITKAKWSLYRNFFKKDYYRWAEPLVLKDYAYQISEKLSKFNSDIVLCPENAVPIAYLECKQPVVLWTDSTLAGLIDFYPYLSNLCKETKENIYLMEQSALNKCELVILASEWAAQTAIDIYGINPSKVKVVPWGANVTCKRTIDDIDNAIKARSTNPCKLLFIGVEWLRKGGSVALEVARELNRMGLKTQLQVVGCQPKINESELSFVSLKGFIDKSTTEGLNEFNRLMAESHFLILPTLADCSPHVLIEANSFGVPCLTTNTGGIPTIIKNDFNGKTFEVDANIADYCNYIVSKLENYSDYERLAVSSFNEYQDRLNWNISAQAVKKLLIKLRK; encoded by the coding sequence ATGAAGCTCGCTTATGCTACAACTTATGATGTCTTTAATAGCTTGACTTGGACTAAGTCTCAATTAGGACTGTGTGGTGCTGGAGCCAGCATAGCAAAAGCTTTAAAAAATCAATCTATTGACCTGGAATACTTTGGACCTTTAAATAAGAAAAAATCGGTAATTACTAAAGCTAAGTGGAGTTTATATCGAAACTTTTTTAAAAAAGATTACTACCGCTGGGCAGAGCCATTAGTGCTTAAGGATTATGCATATCAGATATCTGAAAAACTATCTAAATTTAACTCAGACATAGTGCTTTGTCCGGAAAATGCAGTGCCGATTGCTTATCTGGAATGTAAGCAACCAGTCGTTCTGTGGACAGATTCAACACTGGCAGGTTTGATTGATTTTTATCCTTATTTGAGCAACTTGTGCAAGGAAACCAAAGAAAATATATATTTAATGGAACAATCTGCATTGAATAAATGCGAGTTAGTAATTCTCGCGTCAGAATGGGCTGCTCAAACAGCCATTGATATCTATGGAATTAATCCTTCTAAAGTAAAAGTAGTTCCTTGGGGAGCTAATGTAACATGTAAGAGAACAATTGATGATATTGACAATGCTATAAAAGCAAGAAGTACAAATCCTTGCAAATTATTATTTATTGGTGTGGAGTGGCTTAGAAAAGGAGGGAGTGTTGCTCTGGAAGTTGCTAGAGAACTAAATCGAATGGGTCTAAAAACTCAACTTCAAGTAGTTGGATGCCAGCCGAAGATTAATGAGTCTGAACTCAGTTTTGTTAGCCTTAAAGGATTTATTGATAAATCAACGACTGAGGGTTTAAATGAATTTAATAGACTAATGGCTGAATCCCACTTTCTAATTTTACCTACTTTAGCAGACTGCTCCCCCCACGTTTTAATTGAAGCAAATTCGTTTGGAGTACCTTGTTTAACCACAAATACTGGTGGTATACCAACTATCATTAAAAATGATTTTAACGGGAAAACTTTTGAAGTAGATGCTAATATTGCTGATTATTGTAACTATATTGTATCCAAACTAGAAAATTATAGTGACTATGAACGCTTAGCTGTCTCATCATTCAACGAGTATCAAGATAGACTTAATTGGAATATTTCTGCTCAAGCCGTAAAAAAACTATTAATTAAGTTAAGAAAATAG
- a CDS encoding class I SAM-dependent methyltransferase has protein sequence MTSINKSKISGEEYISKDRLISYYNQARLIRGLGQQVNNILEIGIFNSLFTEMLKRGGYNVTTADFDVELKPDMVLDLASDFTLPEDKFDVIAIFQVLEHIPYEDAEKALKKLADATKKFLVISVPYRSRFLSIQFKFSLSLRPKYFFVRIPLFWSQKPLTDEHHWEMGLKGYPKKRLVNSIEKAGFIIKREFIDPLNPYHYFFVLGKNK, from the coding sequence ATGACGAGCATAAACAAATCTAAAATTTCAGGCGAAGAATATATATCAAAAGACCGGCTCATTAGCTACTATAACCAGGCACGTCTTATCAGAGGTTTAGGACAGCAAGTTAACAACATCCTTGAAATCGGGATTTTTAATTCACTTTTTACAGAAATGCTCAAGCGGGGTGGATACAACGTCACAACCGCTGATTTTGACGTAGAATTAAAGCCGGACATGGTTCTGGATCTAGCAAGTGATTTTACACTGCCAGAAGATAAATTCGATGTGATCGCTATCTTTCAAGTATTAGAGCATATCCCTTATGAGGATGCAGAAAAAGCCCTCAAAAAGCTGGCAGATGCAACTAAAAAGTTTTTAGTAATTTCAGTTCCCTATAGAAGTAGATTTTTGTCAATTCAATTTAAATTTTCTTTGTCATTAAGACCCAAGTATTTTTTTGTTCGGATTCCACTCTTCTGGAGTCAAAAGCCTTTGACTGATGAACACCACTGGGAGATGGGACTCAAAGGCTATCCGAAAAAACGTCTAGTTAACTCAATTGAAAAAGCGGGTTTTATTATTAAGAGGGAATTTATCGATCCTTTAAACCCCTATCACTACTTTTTCGTACTGGGAAAAAACAAATAA
- a CDS encoding type II secretion system GspH family protein, translated as MIKPKQQQPISQSSQGGFTIIESLLAIIVVTILMVGLAPVIVLSVATRVQAKRVERGTEAARAYIDGIRSGAINSTTTGFPVHTSSAFGQFAPPTSPTGLYCVDLDGGGCSSNQDLLIQAFRDGVAAKPENGYRLGIRVYRADAFSEAGTLKTMGSSDPATQGKAQTFTGGLGDRKAPQFETTTEIAGSDTSLKTLCDRIKVNNPSNPSSSCS; from the coding sequence ATGATAAAACCCAAACAACAGCAACCGATATCCCAGTCTAGTCAGGGTGGTTTCACAATCATTGAATCCTTGCTGGCAATTATCGTGGTGACTATTTTAATGGTAGGGTTAGCACCCGTTATTGTCCTCTCAGTAGCAACACGGGTGCAAGCAAAGCGGGTAGAACGGGGAACCGAGGCGGCACGAGCCTACATTGATGGTATCCGGTCTGGGGCGATCAACAGCACCACTACAGGTTTCCCCGTTCACACATCTAGCGCTTTTGGTCAGTTTGCTCCTCCCACGAGTCCGACTGGTTTGTATTGCGTCGATCTCGATGGGGGTGGCTGTAGTAGCAACCAAGACCTATTGATTCAAGCTTTCCGAGATGGAGTGGCAGCTAAGCCTGAGAATGGTTACAGGTTAGGGATTCGAGTTTACAGAGCAGACGCCTTTTCCGAGGCAGGCACACTCAAGACAATGGGATCGTCAGATCCGGCAACTCAGGGTAAAGCTCAAACTTTTACTGGGGGGCTAGGCGATCGCAAAGCTCCCCAGTTTGAAACGACTACAGAGATTGCTGGCAGTGACACCTCACTGAAAACTTTGTGCGATCGCATTAAAGTTAACAACCCTAGTAATCCTAGTTCTAGTTGCTCCTAG